Genomic segment of Anaerobacillus alkaliphilus:
ATCTAGTAATATGGATGGTACCTACTTTAAACTATTTTGCCGAAATATTTTGGAGCAACATGGCTTTCATGTGTTTACAACGGAATGGAAGCATGACCTTATTTTTATCCTAGGAAATAAACGTACGAAAAAAGGCTGGCGCGATCGACTTAACGAAGGATTAAAGCGAATTGAAAACGTCGATTTTAATGCGAAATTAAAGCTTTCCTCACTTTCATTTGGCGTAGGAAAGTATGTCAATCGAGTAAATGACATGCACCTTAGCTACAAAACGGCAAAAGAAGCATTGCGACTACAAGATATTTTGAGCGATAAGAATAAAAGTTATTTTTACGAAGATTTGCATCTTTATCGGATCATTTCATTAGTACACAAGCACAGTGATCTAACGGATGTAGTGATGGAGTATTTAGCGCCAGTGATAGAATATGATCAAAAGTATAATGGCCGATTGATGGAAACGTTGAAAATGTATTTGGCGTGCCAAGGTTCTAAACAAGAAACTGCGAAAAAACTGTTTGTCGTTAGGCAAACTCTCTACCATCGCATTGAAAAAATTGAGAAACTTCTAGGAGAAGACTTTATGATTTCGGAAAAAAGGCTAGCGCTTGAATTCATGATTGTTGCCTATGAATATTTGCAGACAACTGAAAAAAATAATACGAGGTATCATATTTATGATCTTTAGAAGGCTTGAGACAACTTTTGTGCGCAAGTCTTCTTTTTTTACATTATAGATTGTTTGAATGCTTGGTGGGACTGTTCATTGTGTGGAACAAAACAGGAAACTTATTTTACATTGTGTCTAGTGAAAGCCCTTGCAAAATAAGCGATAATAAAGTCATATCTATAATAGTTTAAAAATTCAGACAAAACTCAGGAGGTATTCCATGGCTGTTACAAAGAAAAATACAACGATCTTAAAAAACTATATTAATGGACAGTGGATAGAGGCAAATACGGAAGCAACGTTAGAGGTACCCAACCCGGCAACTGGTGAGATCTTAGCGACTGTACCAATATCATCAAAAGAGGACGTGGACTTAGCGGTTCAAGCAGCTAAAGAGGCGTTTGCTACATGGAAAAATACTCCGGTACCAAAACGGGCGCGAATTTTATTTAAATATCATACATTACTCTCAGATAGTCACGCAGAGCTGGCAAAATTAATTGTTGAGGAAAACGGCAAAGCCTACAACGAAGCATTTGGCGAAGTGCAACGGGGAATTGAGTGTGTTGAATTTGCAGCAGGTGCGCCGACGTTAATGATGGGCGAGACGCTCTCTGGCATTGCTGAAGATATTGATTCAGAAATGTTCCGCTATCCTTTAGGAGTTGTTGGAGGAATAACACCATTCAACTTCCCGATGATGGTTCCATTATGGATGTTCCCGCTAGCGATTGCTTGTGGTAATACATTTGTGTTGAAGCCATCTGAGCGCACGCCGTTACTGGCCAACAAGCTTGTTGAGTTGTTTACGCAAGCAGGTGCGCCTCCAGGGGTACTTAATGTTGTTCATGGTGCTCACGATGTTGTGAATGGTTTAATCGAGCATGAGGATGTAAAAGCTATTTCGTTCGTCGGCTCGCAGCTAGTGGCGAAATACGTTTATGAAAAATCAGCCGCACAAGGAAAACGCGTTCAGGCATTATCAGGCGCGAAAAATCATCATATTGTCATGCCAGATGCGGACATGGATAAAGCGGTTCAGCACATTGTAAGTTCTGCGTACGGAAGTGCTGGCCAACGTTGTATGGCGTGTAGTGCTGTTGTCGTCGTTGGTAATAATGAAGATTTTGTGCAGGCGTTAAAGAAAAAAGCAGATGAGTTAATTATCGGGAACGGCTTGGATGATGAAGTGTTACTAACACCGGTCATTCGAGACTCGCACCGCTCTAAGGTGTTGGAATACATTGAAAAAGGAATTGAAGAAGGGGCTTCTCTAATTCGTGATGGTCGAGTGGAAGCAGATCAAATGACGGGTGGAACGTTCTTAGGACCAACGATCTTTGATCACGTCACACCTGAAATGACGATTGCCAAGGATGAAATTTTTGCACCAGTATTAAGTTTGTTACGGGCAGAAGATCTTGATGAAGGGTTAGAGTACATTCGTAAGTCACGTTACGGAAACGGGGCGACGATCTATACAAAGGATGCCAAAGCCGTTCGAAAGTTCCGTGAAGAAGCAGATGCAGGAATGCTAGGAGTCAATGTCGGAGTTCCAGCAACGATGGCGTTCTTCCCATTTTCAGGCTGGAAGGATTCGTTCTACGGAGACCTTCATGTAAACGGGAAAGACGGAGTTAACTTCTTCACTCGTAAGAAAATGATCACTTCGAGGTATGATTTCTAATTCACTTGGGGAAGGGAGGAGTTTCAATGGAAGAGGTAAATCAGCAACAAGATGCCTTAACTTCTGATGAAAAATATCTTTGGCATTCGATGAAGCCTTACAATCCTGTCGCAACTATGGTTGTAAAAACAGCCAAAGGTGCGTGGGTCACGGATATAAATGGGAAAAAGTATTTGGACGCAATGTCAGGGTTATGGTGCGTGAATGTAGGGTATGGGAGAGAGGAGTTAGCTGAAGCAGCTTATCAACAGTTGAAGGAACTGGCTTATTTTCCACTGACGCAAAGTCACTTGCCAGCCATCAAATTAGCTGAGAAACTGAATGAAATGCTTGGCGATGACTATGTTATCTTTTTCTCAAATAGTGGATCGGAAGCGAATGAAACTGCGTTTAAACTAGCGAGGCAATACCACCAGCAAAAAGGAGATACGCACCGGTATAAGTTTATCTCTAGGTACAGGGCGTATCACGGAAACTCGATGGGGTCGTTGGCAGCAACTGGTCAGGCCCAGCGAAAATATAAATATGAACCGCTGGCACCTGGTTTTATTCATGTAGCACCCCCTGATAGCTACCGATCAAATGATAGACCTGATTGTCCACCGGATCAGCTAGAGTCTGTCAAAGACATCGATCGCGTCATGACTTGGGAATTGAGTGAGACGATTGCTGGCGTGATTATGGAACCCATCATTACTGGAGGCGGAGTAATTATGCCGCCAGAAGGTTATATGAAAGCTGTCAAAGAGGTTTGTGAAAAGCATGGCGCTTTGATGATTGTTGATGAGGTCATTTGTGGATTTGGCCGTACAGGTGAGCCTTTTGGTTTTATGAACTATGGGGTGAAGCCAGATATTATAACAATGGCGAAAGGAATTACAAGTGCCTATTTACCACTTTCAGCGACAGCGGTTCGTAGGGAAATCTATGAAGCTTTTCAAGGAACAGAAGAATATGATTATTTCCGACATATCAACACATTTGGCGGGAACCCCGCAGCGTGTGCCTTGGCTCTGAAAAATCTTGAAATAATGGAAGAAGAAAAGTTGTTTGAGCGCTCAAAGGAACTCGGAGCACAGGTACTCAGTGATTTACGTAGTCTCTTATCTGAGCACCCTTTTGTAGGGGATGTACGTGGGAAAGGGTTGCTGATCGGTATCGAGTTGGTTAAAGACAAGGCGACAAAAGAACCGATTGATGTGGCGATTGTAAATAAAGTTATAGGCTTCTGTAAAGAACGAGGGTTAATCATCGGGAAAAACGGGGCAACCGTTGCAGGGTTTAACAACGTGCTTACCCTATCTCCGCCGTTAAATATTGAAATAGAAGATTTGCAGTTTATGACAAGAACAATAATAGATGCATTACAAGATGTAGTGTAGCAGCGGTCGATCGGAAAGTACTTGTAATCGAGGAAAAGGGGTTACAGGTACTTTCTTTTAAGTTAATGGGGGTTGTTTTGAGGGTGGTTCGGGGTTGGTAGCGTGCCCAGGATAGAGTTGAGAAGTAAGAAAGGTGAGGCAAGAAGGTCTTGCGTGCCGAAAATAGAGTTTAGGCTGATGGAAAGGTAACGCAAGGGGTTCTTGCGTGCCCAAAAAAGAGTTGAGGAAGGAAGAAAGGTAACGTAAGGAGTTCTTGCGTGCCCAAAAAAGAGTTGAGGGTGTAAGAAAGGTAACGTAAGGAGTTCTTGCGTGCCCAAAAAAGAGTTGAGGGTGATGGAAAGGTAACGCAAGGGGATCTTGCGTGCCCAAAATAGAGCTGAGGCTGATGGAAAGGTAACGCAAGAGGTTCTTGCGTGCCCAAAATAGAGTTGAGGCTGATGGAAAGGTAACGCAAGGGGTTCTTGCGTGCCCAAAAAAGAGTTGAGGCTGATGGAAAGGTAACGCAAGGAGTTCTTGCGTGCCCAAAAAAGAGTTGAGGGTGATGGAAAGGTAACGCAAGGGGATCTTGCGTGCCCAAAAAAGAGTTGAGGGTGTAAGAAAGGTAACGCAAGAGGTTCTTGCGTGCCCAAAATAGAGTTGAGGGTGATGGAAAGGTAACGCAAGGGGTTCTTGCGTGCCCAAAACCGAGTTTAGGATGATGGAAAGGTAACGCAAGAGGTTCTTGCGTGCCCAAAATAGAGTTGAGGGTGATGGAAAGGTAACGCAAGGGGATCTTGCGTGCCCAAAACCGGGTTTAGGATGATGAAAAGGTAACGTAAGGAGTTCTTGCGTGCCCAAAATAGAGTTGGGGGAGGAAGAAAGGTAACTCAAGAGGTTCTTGCGTGCCCAAAACCGAGTTTAGGATGATGGAAAGGTAACGCAAGGAGTTCTTGCGTGCCGAAAAAAGAGTTGAGGATGATGGAAAGGTAACGCAAGGAGTTCTTGCGTGCCAAAAATCGAGTTGAGGCTGATGGAAAGGTAACGCAAGGGGATCTTGCGTGCCCAAAACCGAGTTGAGGAAGGAAGAAAGGTAACGCAAGAGGTTCTTGCGTGCCGAAAAAAGAGTTGAGGAAGGAAAAAAGGTAACGTAAGGAGTTCTTGCGTGCCCAAAACCGAGTTTAGGATGATGGAAAGGTAACGCAAGGAGTTGTTTCGTGCCGAAAATCGAGTTTAGGATGATGGAAAGGTAACGTAAGGAGTTCTTGCGTGCCCTAAATAGAGTTGAGGATGGAAGAAAGGAAACGTAATAGAGGCTTGTGTTACCAAGAGTGAGGTATTGATTGAAAGAGGGTCTCGAGTGACTGCAAATGCGTCTATGACAATTGATAAAAAAGGTTACATATTTCAACCATCATTCCTTAAAAGGAGGTAATTAAAATGCGTATCGGTATTCCAAAAGAGATAAAAAACAACGAAAACCGTGTTGCGCTAACACCAGTTGGCGTAAAATTTTTTGTTCAATCAGACCATGAGGTGTTTGTAGAAACTGGTGCAGGACTAGGCTCAGGATTTTTTGATGAATTGTATATGGAAGCGGGGGCAATTATTGTAGAAACCGCTGAAGCTGCTTGGGGCTGTGAAATGGTGATGAAGGTAAAAGAACCACAGCCTTCAGAGTATCAGTATTTTCATGAAGGATTGATTTTGTTTACGTATTTGCATTTGGCAGCGGAGCCAGAGCTCACAGAAGCTTTGGTCAGTAGAAAAGTTGTAGCTCTAGCATATGAAACTATTCAATTAAGCGACAATTCATTACCACTACTTACACCAATGAGTGAGGTAGCTGGAAGAATGGCCACGCAGATCGGGGCTCAATACTTAGAGAAATCACGAGGTGGAAAAGGGATCCTTCTTGGTGGAGTCCCTGGGGTTAAGCGAGGCCGAGTAACGATTATCGGTGGCGGAGTTGTAGGAACGAATGCTGCAAAAATTGCTGTTGGTTTAGGAGCTGACGTTTCAATTTTTGACGTGAATCCACATCGTTTAAGAGAATTGGATGACATTTTCGGAAATTCCATTCAAACCTTAATGTCAAACTCGTATACGATTGCGCAAGCATGTACTGAGTCAGATTTAGTAATTGGTGCAGTCTTAATTCCAGGAGCAAAAGCACCGAAACTTGTAACCGAGGAAACAGTTCGCCTTATGGAAGAAGGGTCAGTCATTGTTGATGTGGCGATTGATCAAGGAGGTATCTTTGAAACAGTTGATCATGTCACGACCCATGCCAATCCTACCTATGTTGCACATGGTGTTGTTCATTACGCTGTTGGAAATATGCCGGGTGCAGTTCCGAGAACTTCAACGATAGCTTTGACGAATGTTACAGTACCGTATGCTCTAAAAATTGCCAATGTAGGTTACAAACAAGCATGTGCAAATGATCAATCCTTACTTAAAGGCTTAAATGTTGTTGGAGGAATCGTTACTTGCCAAGGTGTTGCCCTAGCTCATAATCTACCATATAAAAATGCAATTGATATATTGGGAGCAATGGGGGTATAACAAAAATAAACCTTCCGTTACCTATCGCACAAAAGTAAAATATAGAGAAATTTGCCTATCAAATTGTTAGTTAATTTGGTAGGCATTCTTTATTAATATATGGTATTCTACCTTAATTATTGTACTTTACTGTATACGCAATTAATGGTTCAAATCTACACACAGTTTAATCATTATATTTTTCCAGTTTTAATTTTGAATAACAAACTATAATCCTTAATAAAAAACTCACAAGGACATTGGTATTTTATGTTAAATTAATATAGAGAAAACTAATGGTTTTGTGAAGGAATGTACTTAACCGAACGAGCAGGTTAATAATAAAAGAAAATTCAGTTTCTTCCTGTAAAATGTTGTAATTACCTATGATGATACTTTAAAAGAGGTGGTTAATATGAAGAAATCATATTATTGTATTATTTCTATACTTATTTTGATGTTCGCGGGGTGTTCAAGCAAAGAAGATATTATTGACAAGGCTCAGGAGGAATTACCTTACGAAGTGTTAGTTCCTAAATATCTTCCAAATGGTCTAGGTTTATCATCTATGTCTTCCCTCTCTTTAGAAGATGAGTTTCTAGAGTTAAGATATGAAAGTGAAGATATTCAAACATACTTTAGGTTTAGTCAACAACCTAATCGAAGATCAAATCCAAATCCCGAAAACATAATAAAAAATGTTGAGAAAGGTATAGATCCATATGGCACGACTCCTGATACTGAATTGTTAGTAATAGGAGATTTTGTAGGACAGTTTAGAAGAAATGGTGATACTATTTCTTATGAGTTTTTTATGAATATACCTAACCTAGAGATTGAAGAGTACACACGGTATGAATTTTATTCTGTTGGGCTCAGTGAAGAGGATATTCATAAAGTAATTTCATCTTTGAAATAGTATTAGTTTACTAAACTAATGAATGCTTTAGCGACACAGAACTGTCGCTACCTAAATTATAGAACAGGTTTGTAAAAGATTGGAGGAGTTTATTTGAAAGAAGGTAATAATAGAAATTTATATTTTAATATGGTTTTAGGTGCTATTGGTATAATTCTTGTTTTTATTGGTACTTTTGAGTTTCTTAAAGTAGTTGAAATCCTTAAAGGTTTTTTTCTGATTATGGTTGGTATGTTTATATTAATTCGATATATCTATCAGTTAGAGGAAAAGGTTGGAATTAGTAGAAAGACTATTTGGATTAAAGCAGTTATATTAATAGGTATCGTTTTTGGATTTTTTTATTTTTACTAAGGTTTTATACAACGAACGGAAGCATGAGTTTAAAACAAGCAGTTACCACAGCTATGGTGCTAACGAAGCAGAATACTTAAAGAAGTAAAATAGCAAAGGGGGGATTAAATGTATAAAGTAAATTTGAAAAAGTATCTAAACAGATTTCTTATATTATTAATTGGAGTTTTTATTATTTACAGTATTTATATCCATTTAGAGTACAGACACTATATTAATCAGAGTATAGATAGAAATTACGACAGTTTATGGAGCATATCAGTTAAAGGTAGTAATTTAGCAAATAGGCTTGAGGAATTTGTTCATTTGCCTATTGAAAAAGAAGAAATTAGTGAAGTGAAAAGCGAGTTGTACAATAATTGGAGAATTGTTAACGGAGAAAGTAGAAGCATCCATTCCGATTTATTTGCTATGTCACCCATACATATGGGAGACGCATCATCTGATTGGGGTTTACTACAATATAGCTTATTTCGTGTTGATATATTTATATCTGGTATGACTAATAAGTTTCTTGAAAATCATTCGTATGCTATGAGTAGTGAAGAAAAAGAGAAAATGGAAGCCGTTATTACAGTTTTTAGAACAATTAGTGAAGAAAAAGAAAATGAATTAGGTGACATAGAAGACATCTTACAGTCTATAAAGGAACCAATGCTAATTATTGACGACAATTATTCAAATATACTTGTACGAACAGGTAGGAAATAAAAAAGATTGGCTTATAAAGCTAAAGAGCAGGTCTGTGAATTTTTTTTATATCTGGGAGGGAAAACGTTTTGCGGTTGTTACTACTGGGAATTTCAATTTCTTTATTTGGCATTGCATTCATATTAGCAACAGGAACTAAATATGGATTATGGATTTCAGCTCTTGGGCTAATTTTTCGTTGATAGGTTGGAAATATGGAAAGTATAGAGAAATTAAGTAAATTAGAAAATAATGTTGAAAAAGGGATTAGCAATTTATTAGCTCAGCATGCAGGTTATCACGACCTTGAAGAGATAATCAGTACACCCCAGAGCTTGTATGAAACACATGAATTATCAGAAGTAGAAAAAAGATACAATTGATGGAATTATTGAAGCTTTAGAAAGGCAATTACGCGGTGATATTTAATCGCTACTAGGTTTTAATTGTGCTCGTTAGGAGTAGAGTGAAAAATGTAATTCTGTGATAAGATAGTGAGTCCTCTCGTTTCAGGTAACGAGAGGATTTTTGTCGAAAGGATTTCCAGGATAATTAATATCGTTCTACTTTATATCTGTTAATGAGTTGCGTTAAGAAGTATGCAAGGACACCGATCACAATATCACCTAGAAAAAGATACAATTGATTCATTCCGCCTCTTAATTCTAGAAAACCCATCTTTATTTCTATACTGCCAAAGCCGAATGCAAAGACAGCAGATAAGAGTAATAAAAAAAGAAAGAAATTCTTTTGATGATTAGTGCAGTATTGGTACAGTAATAAAAAACTTACTGGAAGTACGGAGGCAGTCATATTTAAACTAGCAGGAAGTACTGGAGTTGAAAAATAGTTATAGGAAAAATAACCGAGATTTGTTAGGGCAAGTGCCGCATACGTCCAAAGCATATGCACCACAAATCCAAAAAATAAAACTTCAAAAATTCTTTTTCTATCTACAGCAAAGACAAGGATGACTAAAGGAATAATTAAAAAAGAGGTAACGACCCAAAATTGCCATGTACCCATATGGGAATATTGACTCCAATAGGAACTAATTATCGTACTTAATTCCTCTTGCTTCTCGAATGTTTGATTTATTAATTGATTTTGAGCCACAATGCTTCAACTCCTGTAAAAGTTTTATCACTAAAGTTTTTGGTAATATTGACCTAAATATTCATCATCGAGCTGGTTCGTTAATTTTATTTCTGTGTTTAAGTAAATTTTATATATAATCCCTATGTTTTCCAATGGTGCAGGGCTTTATAACGTAATGTAGAAGGTGTCTAGATGTAGTTTCGTTGACGGGGAACTTTTGGATAGCTACATACAATTAAACGATTCCGTTTATTAAAAACCAGCCCGCTTAACGGCTATTTTTAGTATATTTCGACTATATTCATGGAATATTTTCTTACAATTGTCTAATTTAGGTGAAATTTCTACTGATTTTTGGTACTATTTAGATAATTAAAGTAGACAGCTATGAAAATTAGTAGATTTGTCTTAGGTAAATCTACAAAACTAGGAGGCAAGAATTTTGAGTATTAGGAAGAAGTTAATTTTGGTATGTTTTCTATTAGTGTTAGGCCCGATGTTAACGCTCGGGTATTTTAGTTTTTCAATTGCAGAAGATGGACTAAATCGTCTGACAGAAGATTCGCTTCAAAATGATGTTCATTTGACTATACGAATGATGGAACAAGTGAACAAACGTGTGGAGAAAAAAGATTTGACGATCGCTCAAGGAATTGAGGAAATTAACTTACAAATCCTCGGTGAAAAAAATGCGGACGGAACTAGACCATTACCTACAGATCTAAAAATAGGTGAAAGTGGCTATCTCTTTATTTTAGATAAAGAA
This window contains:
- the ald gene encoding alanine dehydrogenase, whose translation is MRIGIPKEIKNNENRVALTPVGVKFFVQSDHEVFVETGAGLGSGFFDELYMEAGAIIVETAEAAWGCEMVMKVKEPQPSEYQYFHEGLILFTYLHLAAEPELTEALVSRKVVALAYETIQLSDNSLPLLTPMSEVAGRMATQIGAQYLEKSRGGKGILLGGVPGVKRGRVTIIGGGVVGTNAAKIAVGLGADVSIFDVNPHRLRELDDIFGNSIQTLMSNSYTIAQACTESDLVIGAVLIPGAKAPKLVTEETVRLMEEGSVIVDVAIDQGGIFETVDHVTTHANPTYVAHGVVHYAVGNMPGAVPRTSTIALTNVTVPYALKIANVGYKQACANDQSLLKGLNVVGGIVTCQGVALAHNLPYKNAIDILGAMGV
- a CDS encoding CoA-acylating methylmalonate-semialdehyde dehydrogenase, translating into MAVTKKNTTILKNYINGQWIEANTEATLEVPNPATGEILATVPISSKEDVDLAVQAAKEAFATWKNTPVPKRARILFKYHTLLSDSHAELAKLIVEENGKAYNEAFGEVQRGIECVEFAAGAPTLMMGETLSGIAEDIDSEMFRYPLGVVGGITPFNFPMMVPLWMFPLAIACGNTFVLKPSERTPLLANKLVELFTQAGAPPGVLNVVHGAHDVVNGLIEHEDVKAISFVGSQLVAKYVYEKSAAQGKRVQALSGAKNHHIVMPDADMDKAVQHIVSSAYGSAGQRCMACSAVVVVGNNEDFVQALKKKADELIIGNGLDDEVLLTPVIRDSHRSKVLEYIEKGIEEGASLIRDGRVEADQMTGGTFLGPTIFDHVTPEMTIAKDEIFAPVLSLLRAEDLDEGLEYIRKSRYGNGATIYTKDAKAVRKFREEADAGMLGVNVGVPATMAFFPFSGWKDSFYGDLHVNGKDGVNFFTRKKMITSRYDF
- a CDS encoding CBO0543 family protein → MAQNQLINQTFEKQEELSTIISSYWSQYSHMGTWQFWVVTSFLIIPLVILVFAVDRKRIFEVLFFGFVVHMLWTYAALALTNLGYFSYNYFSTPVLPASLNMTASVLPVSFLLLYQYCTNHQKNFFLFLLLLSAVFAFGFGSIEIKMGFLELRGGMNQLYLFLGDIVIGVLAYFLTQLINRYKVERY
- a CDS encoding aspartate aminotransferase family protein; this translates as MEEVNQQQDALTSDEKYLWHSMKPYNPVATMVVKTAKGAWVTDINGKKYLDAMSGLWCVNVGYGREELAEAAYQQLKELAYFPLTQSHLPAIKLAEKLNEMLGDDYVIFFSNSGSEANETAFKLARQYHQQKGDTHRYKFISRYRAYHGNSMGSLAATGQAQRKYKYEPLAPGFIHVAPPDSYRSNDRPDCPPDQLESVKDIDRVMTWELSETIAGVIMEPIITGGGVIMPPEGYMKAVKEVCEKHGALMIVDEVICGFGRTGEPFGFMNYGVKPDIITMAKGITSAYLPLSATAVRREIYEAFQGTEEYDYFRHINTFGGNPAACALALKNLEIMEEEKLFERSKELGAQVLSDLRSLLSEHPFVGDVRGKGLLIGIELVKDKATKEPIDVAIVNKVIGFCKERGLIIGKNGATVAGFNNVLTLSPPLNIEIEDLQFMTRTIIDALQDVV